ATTGAAAAATGCAGATATTATAATAGCAGCATCAAATGCAAGTAGGATTACACTAAAGAGAATGAAATTTGATACTCCAGTCATATTCACGAATTCAAGTAAAAAAAGTTCAAAAAAAGGAACTTTAGGTGCAAATAAAGAGCAGGTGGAAGAAGGCATAAGTCAGGCTATTTCTATAGCTAAAAAAGATGATATCATACTGGTAATCGGAGAGGGAGGAATGAAATATTCTACCGGGATACTTGAAAAATTCAAAAATTAATTTATTAATACTTGTTTTACTGGGAGCTGCTATGTATCCATTCGGAAATGCTATAGCAGATTATTATCCTCCACAAGGGCCAACTGAAATCACATCTTTAAATTTAGGTGATACAGTTGTATCTGGGATGGATATTGTAGATGATAATAAAATTAGAAAAGTCCCATTGCTCTACAATCCAGAGTATTTAATGGATCATGTAAATGATATGAAAACAGGTGATCTTATAAACACCCTGTTAACTGGAACAGTTAAAACGCCAATTGAGAGAATTACAGAAAGTACAATATCAACATCTGGAATTGCCCATGGTTTTGAAGGTCCAGGGATTCTTGCTGTAAACGAAAATAAATTGACTGTAAATCCACCAGGAACTTTTGTTTATGGATATAAAAGTCCTTATGTATTTGGAGTTAAAACAAAAGATGGTTTAGAGATTAAAGAAGGAAAAAACACCATTAAAGTAGTACCATACGATCAGATAAGTAATGATACTGTACCCCACACTCACGTAAGCGCAGGCAGCATTAAAAGATGGTTTAAAAGCGCAGCAACTGGTGAACGTATAACTTTAGATTATGCAATCACTAATTTCAACGATGGAAGGAATAGAATAACTCCAGAAAATATTCAGAAATTCTTTGGGGACGACGTTGTAAATTATATGAAGAGATATCCTGCAGGATTACCTGTACTTGTCTATGCTCAAAATGTAACTGAAAAGGTCATTGGAAATAATAGAGATTCGCTTGGATCTTATCCTGAATACAATGATGCAATTAGAGAGCATAATGCACGGGCATTTGTAGAAGCATGGAGTGGAACCATAATTCCCCCATATGCCACTTCATCAAGTAAGGATACTATAGGATTTGGAAGATCTCCAGATCCTAATGCGCCTGGAGGATGGGCTTCTCATGGTGTTTGCCCTGCAGCAAGAGCATTAAGGGGGGCAGTATCTCAAGCAGGATTTGAACTTCCCACTGGCCTTACATGGGATAAATATGCAGTACAATTTGGATATACCGTAACAAACATTAAGGTAACAAATAATAGAAACTACCCTGTAAAAATTTTAATGTGGACAGAAGGATCCGGGCCGGGCATGGCTATACATGCTAAAGTTATAGCACTCATGCCCCAGCAATAGCGGGGGGTAGTTTACATGATATCTGCAATTATAACAGCAGCAGGAAAAAACAGACGGATGCAGCAAGATTTAAAAGCCCGTGGCATGGAAATTAAACATAAACTCCTCCTTGAACTCCATGGAACGCCCATAATGCTAAAAACAATCCAGAACACATTAGATACAGGCGTATATGAATGTATAGTTGTTTTAGGGCATTTCAGCGATGAAATAAGGGAAGTGATCGATGAACTGGATGATGAAAGGGTAAGGATAACTGTAAATCCAGAAATTCACGTTGAATTGTCTGAATCACTCTTAAATGGAGTTAAAATGGCTAAATATGATTATTGCCTTTGTGTTGCAGCAGATCAACCTACAGTATCAACTGAAACCCTTAAAAATCTTGTTAATGGATTATTTGAAAGAGAAGCTGAAAATACAGTTTCAATTCTTGCAAGAGGTCGTGTGGGATATTTGAATTCAGCAGAAGGCCTTGGAATGCCATTTGCATGCCATAAAGGTCTTTTAAAAAAATATATGGTTGGACACAGTGATAATTTGAATCCAATCCTTAGAAAAATGGTTGATGATGGAGTTATTTTTTATGGAGTTCCACCACATAACGATATGGAGTTAATAAACATCAACCGGTTTGATGATTATTTGAAGGTAACTGAAAAAAAAAGAAGTAAATTTTGAAGTTTAGAATTCTTTCTGTTCTGTTTCCTCTTCAAGAAGGTCTAAACGATCTTCAATCTGTTCAACGATTTTTCCAAGTCCTTCCACCAGTTTCAGCGTGTCAAATGTCCAGTTTGCAACTAATTCATTGTCAATCTCGCCTTTTTCAATGTATCTGGTCATGATATCTTCCAAACTTCCAACTTCATCTAAAATTTCAAATAATTTTTTCTGCGCCATATAAAATCACTCCTAAAGATTATTTCATGGATATGAGTGCAGTAACAATGCATCCAATATTTTCGCCATTCATCCCCACAATTACTTCATCCTCTTTTATACCTGCAAACTGTCTTGAGCCGCTGCACCCAAGGGTGAAATTGGCAGTGTTATTGACGAAAGGACCGGCCACAGCATCAGCACATACTGACTGAATTCCTGAAAAACTTGCTTCTAATCTGCCTCCACGGGTGTAAACCATAGCTTGTGCCAGTTTCATTGCCTGGGCAGGCTTACAAATTACTATAATCACATCAGGATCAAATTTAACGTTTTCTAAGGGCGCATAAATGATAGCTTTCATCATGGGGTCTATTTTAGGGATTGCTTCCATTGTACGCTTTGCAGATCCTAAACTTTTGAATCTACCAAGGCTTTGATAAAATTCACCTGTTTTTATCTTCTCTGGAGTCTCTATTAATCCAATAGCGGCAGCCCCACCTTTACACATCTGTTCTTCACCTGTTGCATAGAACATTTCACCTTGAGCTGCTTTTTGGACCATTTCACAGTGCCTTATGTTTTCATCTATTTTTTCAATTCCTTCTGGAATGTTTTCTTCCCTTAAAACAAATTTTATTGCTACTGGAGATTTATCCAAGCCTAATTTTTCTTTAAGTTCCCTTGATACCATATCGTATCCTTCTACTTCGCAGGTGCCTTCTGCCATGCTTTTCACCGTTTTTATTATATTTTTTAAATTATTTAACTGTATTGCAGTTCTTTTTCATAAAAAATGATTTTGCAAAAGAAAGCTTACTTTGAATTCAAATGCTAAAATAAGTTGATGATGAAATGAAAGATATTTAGAGTAAAAATAGTAAAAATTAAAGATTATCCTGATTTAACCCCTTCAACAAGTTCTTCAATCTTGTTTTTAACATTAGAACTGTCTTCAACTACAGTACCGGTCACCACAATATCTGCACCAGCCTTTGCAATACGTGCAGCGGTTTTGCCGTCACGTATCCCTCCACCCACAATTACAATTATATTGCTCATTTTTTTAACTGCCGTAATCATGGCTTCTGGAACGTGTTTATCAGCACCAGAACCTGCTTCAAGATATAACAACCTCATTCCAAGGCATTCTGCAGCCATTGCATATGCAACAGCAATATCTGGCTTGTTTCTTGGAATCAATTTAGCGTCTCCTACCCATCCAACTGTTCCACCAGGTTCAACAACAAGATAGCCCATTGGAAGTATTTCAATTCCCATTTTTTTAATTGCGGGAGCGCCTAAAGCCTGGGCACCAGTTATCCAGTAGGGATTGCTTGAATTTAAAAGGCTCATAAAAAAAATTGCGTCTGCATATCTGCTTACACCACTAATATTTCCTGGAAAAAGAATAACTGGAACATCAACGCTTTCCTGCAGGGCTTTTGCAGTTGCATCAAGTTCTGTAGGTTCTGTAGTTGATCCGCCAAGCATTATTCCGTCTGTTCCTCCAGATACGGCTTCTTTTGCTATTCTTACAGCTTCTTCAGGACTCTGTTTTTCTGGATCTAAAAGTGTTAAATGTATTTTGTGGTCTTTTAATGTATTTTTAATGTAGTTTTCGACTTTCATTTTACCACGGCATGGAAAAATAATTATAATAATTGAAATCAATGTATAAATAAAAAATGGAGGATAACCCTCCGAATCGAAATAAAGGAATTTATCTATCCTCTTGACTCTTTAGCTTTTGGTCTTAGACCTTTGTAACCGCATTTTCTGCATGTTTTTGCAGTTGGGGGGTTTCTTGCATTACATTTTAAGCATATTTTGATATGGAATATTCTGTTTTCTGCTTCTTCAAATCTAGCCATTTATTATCCTCCTTATGTAATTATTTAATTTAATTTTAGATAGTTTAAAATATAAGTTATTCCAGGTATTTATTTTGAATTTCTACAACTTCCAAACTGTTTTTAGCTTTAGAATAGCTTTCTAAGAGCTCTTCATTGAGCTTTAGAAAATGAGGGCCCCATTTGAATGGAGACATAATGTCAACAGCTATATCTTTAAACCCAATTATATAAAAACCTGCTGCAATTGCCTCTGCAGTTGACAGTATACATGGTTTTCCATAATTGGTTGGATTTGCAGCTATCAAAAAGGGTAATGATCTGCTGTTTTTTCCTGTTTTTAGTCTAAAAGGAACTTTATCTAACCTTTTCCACGAACAATCAAGTCCTACAAGTCCTTTTTCCATTATTGTCTCTCTATCTTCACAAGATAAAGCTTTCTGTGAATAAGGATCCAGGATAATTGCACCGGCAGGTACCATATTTAATTTTGTAACTACTTTAACTTTTCCCTGTTTTCCAAGTTTAACCGTGGTGCATTTCTTACGATCACATTCTTCTTTGTGGTATACAACGATTCTCATTTCTAAAACACGTTCTAATCAATATTTCTTTTAGTTATTTAAAAGAAAACAATAAGTCACAACAACTGATTATATAGCTCCATATTTAAAAATTTATGCTTTTAAAAAAAAGACCTTTCATACTCTATTATCTGGGATACAGCCTCTTTTGCATCTTTTATGTCTTCAAGGTCATAATAACGCCCTCCTGATGCTAAGGCAATTTCCATGTTGGTGCTCCTACCATATTTAACAGATTTTTCAAAATTAACAACGATGGTAGTTATATCATTCTCTTTAAGGTTTTTTGCAGCATTAATGGCATCTCTTGTAGGGCCTTCCTTTATTCCCACATTAGGCATTCCATCGGTTAATATCATCATTATTGGAACATATTCCCTCTTTCTTTTCTCTTTTTTAAGCACTTCAAAACCTTTTTCAATTCCAGAAGCAAGAGGTGTGGTCCCACCTACTCTAATATTATCCACATACTCTTTAAATGAAACTGCACGTCTCGTTGTAGGGACAATAACTTCTGCACCCTGACCTTTAAACCCGATAACACTGATTCTATCCTTATGTCTGGCAGTATCGTCAATTAATTGATTTAGAATCCCTTTAACTTTATTTGCTTTCCTTTGTGAAAACATAGATCCGCTTACATCAACAACAAGTGCTATGGAAGCTCTTGAACCGTGTTTTCTCACTTTCTGGCGTATATCCTCATTTTCAACCTTAATTCTGCCATTTGATCTGATTGCAGCAGCCCGCAGAGTTGCATCTATAGCTATATCCTGATTACCATTTTTAGGAAATTTACTTTTTATGTATTTACCTTTCTGTGTCTTAGAATCAACTCGTTTTCCATAAAGACGATTTTTAGTTGCGCCTTTCATTTTAAGGAGCTTTTTTATGTCAATCTTCTCGCTATCAGCATCAACACTGCCTTTTTCATCTTCCTTACTTTGAAGTTTCATTCCTTTTTTTTGATCTTCACCCTGTTCAGCAGGTCCTGGAGAAATATTCACAGTTCTATTTTCTTTTTCATCATCTTCTTTTTCTTCTGGGGTTTCTTCAGGAGTTAAATCACCGTTTTCATTGTTATCTCCATTACCTCCTGATTGATCTTCATCACCGTCGCTTTTTTGATCTTCATCTGAAGGTGTTGATTCTCCTTTTGTATTATCCTGTTGTTCTTCTCCGCTTTGATCCTTTTCTTCTTCAGCAGTGTCAGAAATCGCTTTTTCCATCATTTGTTTAATTTTATTTTGGTCAAATGTTTTAGGAAGTCTTTCACCAAGAACAAGTAACATTGCCTCTTCCAAGTCATCATAAGTAACTTCAACGTGTTTATTGTAAGCTGCAATAGTTTTTGCTGTTTTTAATATGGCAATATCTGCCCTATGACCATCAACTCCTATATTAACGCTTACGTGTGCTATTGCTTTCATAATTTCAGAAGATACATTTATATTTTTAAGAAGTTTCCTTGCACTTAAAATGTTTTCAAGAATTTTCTGCTGTTCTTCCTTGAATTTGTCTGCAAATGCTTCAGGATCACTTTCAAACTCTTCCCTTCGTGCCATTATTTCAACACGGTCTTTTATGTCCATAATGCTGTGTGCGACAATATGCAGGCCAATTCTATCTGAAAGCTGTGGTCTAAGCTCACCTTCAGCAGGATTCATGGTTCCAACAAGTATGAACCGTGATGGATGGGATAGGGAGATTCCTTCTCTTTCTACAACATTTATGCCATAGGCAGCAGCGTCCAGCAGGACATCGACGATGTTATCATCCAGAAGGTTTATTTCGTCAATATAGAGTATATTTCTATTAGCTTCAGCAAGAATACCTGGCTCTAAGGCTTTAATACCTTCTTTAAGTGCTTTTTCAATATTTATTGATCCAAGAACACGGTCTTCAGTTGAACCCAGAGGAAGCTCCACAACGCGCATTTTCTTCTTTTCTATCTTCATGTCTTCAGATATACAAGAATCGCAAAGTGAACCTTTATCCTCAGGATCGCAGTTAAATGGACAGCCTTTTACCACTTTAATGGAGGGTAAGAGGTCAGCGAGAGCCCTGACTGCTGTGGTTTTACCAGTACCCTTGTCTCCTTTAATGAGCACTCCACCAATACCGGGATTAATTGCATTTAATATAAGTGCTTTTTTAATGTTTTCCTGACCAACAATTGCTGAAAATGGAAAAATAAGATTTTTCAATGATTTCACCGTTTTAGTGCTCTTAAATAATTTAAGATAAATCTGGTTGTATATATAAAATTTGTCCATAATTATATATACTGTTAATAATATTATGTGGAACTACAAATGATAATAATTTAGAAATTTTAGAAAAATCATTCATAACAAATAATAAATAAAATGTTCAACATAATGAAAAACGGTGGTAATAAATGTGTACTGTTGGAGGCCCAATGGCAGATATTAAAATGAAAAAGCTTAAAACCAGAAGATACAGGTGCCTGGATTGTGGAAACGAATTTAAGGGGCTTGGAAAAAGAGTAATATGTCCAGCATGCCAGTCAGAGAACGTAGAAGCCTTAGAATAGATAAGGATCAAATATTATTTTTAATTGGAAGTTCTGGCGAACTGGGCATCATCAAATCTGGCAGAAAAAAGCAGATATTTATAGGAATGCCTGATAAAGAAGAAATAGTTGTATTTCTTGAAGGTGAAGATTTAATAGTGGTTTCTGCATTCTGTAAGGGAAAAAAAGCAGAAAAAGGAATCAAGAGTTTGCTTTATCTGCTTAAAGATATGAATTTTCCAATTACTGTCCTTCCAGAAAACCACCCAACTTCATCAAGGTTACCTATGGTGGTTGCTACAGGAGATCACATTCGTTTAAACTGTAATATAGTTCCAGGCACCCATCCTGAGCAGGATATTTTATGTGCATGTGAGGATCTCTCAGGTACCGAAATAACAGCAACAGAAAAAGGTGTCGACATTTTAGGCTCAGTTAAGAAGTTTAAAATTGAAAAATTTTAATAGGGCTAAACTGCATTGCCTTATTTTAACCTGTTTAGATGGGTTAGTTTAATAAACATGAAAAAACTTAAGGGTATCTACCATGTGGGTTTATGAATTTTATCAAATTTTTGGACAAATAGTTTTTATTGCAGGTATTTTAATATTAATCCTGCTATCTGTTACACTTATTCTTGGAAAGGTTCTTATAAGGCAGGAAAAACTTATTTTCCCCCGGCTGCTCCTATTTACTATAGATGTATTTTACGGACTTTTCAAAAAATTCGCCGGTAATGTGGGAGTAGATGAAAAAATAGTGGATCAAATTGGTGTTGAAGTTAGAAATAAGGTCAATGAAAAGTCATTTAAACAAATTGATGATAAGGATAAGGTTTTAATACTCCCCCACTGTTTAAGAAACCCGAAATGCGAGGCCAAACTGAATATGACTGGTCTTCACTGTACTCACTGTAATCGGTGTGTAATAGGTGTTTTAAAAGAAAAGGCAGAAGATAGAGGATACGATGTATTTATTATACCTGGATCAACCTTTTTAAAGAAAATATCCAAAGAAAATAAATTTAAAGCCGTTTTAGGCGTTGCATGCTATCAGGATCTGAATCTGGCCATGATGAAACTTTCAGATTTCCACTGTCAGGGTGTGCCTCTTTTAAAAGATGGATGTGTCTGTACAAAGGTTGATACAAGGGCTGTTCTTGATAAAATGGGAATTGAACTCCCTCAAAATACTAAAATTCCTCAAAGTAATGTTACATGCAGTAAAGAACGTCTATCACGTAAACTACTTTAATTTTAATAAAGGATGTCCTCCATTGCAACTGCAAGTTTAAATAACCTCTGGTGGTTAGCCTATTAGGCTCTACTCTGGTAATTGAAGTTTTCCACTTCAATCATGCGGCTTAAAAGTTCACTTATTGTGTAAACTTCTGCACAAATAGTAATATTTAAATATTTGTATTTATGATAATATTAATTAGAAAGATGAAACACATAAGAGGTGAAACACATGGATTCAAAATACATAGTTGGAATAATAATAGTAATAATAGTAATAATCGGATCTGTCATCGTATTTGCAGGTATAGGCCGCCCACAACCAGAAACAATAAATGTGGTGGGTTCAACATCTGTACACCCAACAGCAGAAAGGTTAGCTGAAGCATATATGCAAAAGAACCCCTATATAACCATCCACACTGCTGGCCCTGGTACGGGTGAAGGTATTAAGAGTGCCAAGGATGGTACTGCAGACATTGGTACAGCTTCCAGAGATCTTAAAGAAGAGGAAAAGCCAGGACTGAACTGGACTGTTATTGGAAGGGATGGAATTGCTACCATAGTACACCCTGAAAACAATGTAAGTGATCTAACTAAAGAGCAGATCAGAGGTATATATTTAGGTGAGATCACAAACTGGAGAGAAGTGGGTGGAGCTGATGCAACAATCAATGTTGTAACCAGAGAAGAAGGTTCTGGTACAAGAGGAGCATTCGAAGATATCGTAATGGATGATGAGTCAATTAAACCTGGTGCTATAGTGCAGGGTTCAACTGGATCTGTAATGGAAGCTGTAAGACATGATCCAAATGCAATAGGCTATGCGTCCTTAGCCTATCTAACTCCAGATGTTAAAGCTTTAAGCGTCGGTGGTGTGACACCATCACCAGAAACAGTATTAGATGGTACTTACGAAATACAGAGACCATTTTTGTTTTTAACCAGAGGTGAACCAACAGGCGCTGTTAAAGCATTTATCGACTGGGTCTTAGGTCCTGAAGGACAGACAATAATAAAAGATGAAGGGTTAGTACCTGTAGGCTAAGTGGGTTTTAACCACTAACCTCTTTTGGAATTCTTTTTAAATTATTTTAATTCAAAAAGCTTAATTTGCAATCATTAAATTATATCATCATGTTTATCACCTAAAGCAAGATGTTTTATAATTTCATGAGGTATTCAAATGTATAAGAAACTGGAAGAAATTTTTGTGGAAAAATCATTACTCATAGCTGCAACATCAGCAAGCATCATAATCCTTTTTATAATTTTTTTTATTTTTAGAGAAGGCCTTCCTGCAGTTATTAACGTTGGGGTTTTTAGCTTTATGTTTGGAACTGAAT
The sequence above is a segment of the Methanobacterium sp. genome. Coding sequences within it:
- a CDS encoding VWA domain-containing protein, with the translated sequence MKSLKNLIFPFSAIVGQENIKKALILNAINPGIGGVLIKGDKGTGKTTAVRALADLLPSIKVVKGCPFNCDPEDKGSLCDSCISEDMKIEKKKMRVVELPLGSTEDRVLGSINIEKALKEGIKALEPGILAEANRNILYIDEINLLDDNIVDVLLDAAAYGINVVEREGISLSHPSRFILVGTMNPAEGELRPQLSDRIGLHIVAHSIMDIKDRVEIMARREEFESDPEAFADKFKEEQQKILENILSARKLLKNINVSSEIMKAIAHVSVNIGVDGHRADIAILKTAKTIAAYNKHVEVTYDDLEEAMLLVLGERLPKTFDQNKIKQMMEKAISDTAEEEKDQSGEEQQDNTKGESTPSDEDQKSDGDEDQSGGNGDNNENGDLTPEETPEEKEDDEKENRTVNISPGPAEQGEDQKKGMKLQSKEDEKGSVDADSEKIDIKKLLKMKGATKNRLYGKRVDSKTQKGKYIKSKFPKNGNQDIAIDATLRAAAIRSNGRIKVENEDIRQKVRKHGSRASIALVVDVSGSMFSQRKANKVKGILNQLIDDTARHKDRISVIGFKGQGAEVIVPTTRRAVSFKEYVDNIRVGGTTPLASGIEKGFEVLKKEKRKREYVPIMMILTDGMPNVGIKEGPTRDAINAAKNLKENDITTIVVNFEKSVKYGRSTNMEIALASGGRYYDLEDIKDAKEAVSQIIEYERSFF
- a CDS encoding DUF116 domain-containing protein; the protein is MWVYEFYQIFGQIVFIAGILILILLSVTLILGKVLIRQEKLIFPRLLLFTIDVFYGLFKKFAGNVGVDEKIVDQIGVEVRNKVNEKSFKQIDDKDKVLILPHCLRNPKCEAKLNMTGLHCTHCNRCVIGVLKEKAEDRGYDVFIIPGSTFLKKISKENKFKAVLGVACYQDLNLAMMKLSDFHCQGVPLLKDGCVCTKVDTRAVLDKMGIELPQNTKIPQSNVTCSKERLSRKLL
- a CDS encoding DUF169 domain-containing protein; its protein translation is MAEGTCEVEGYDMVSRELKEKLGLDKSPVAIKFVLREENIPEGIEKIDENIRHCEMVQKAAQGEMFYATGEEQMCKGGAAAIGLIETPEKIKTGEFYQSLGRFKSLGSAKRTMEAIPKIDPMMKAIIYAPLENVKFDPDVIIVICKPAQAMKLAQAMVYTRGGRLEASFSGIQSVCADAVAGPFVNNTANFTLGCSGSRQFAGIKEDEVIVGMNGENIGCIVTALISMK
- a CDS encoding geranylgeranylglyceryl/heptaprenylglyceryl phosphate synthase; its protein translation is MKVENYIKNTLKDHKIHLTLLDPEKQSPEEAVRIAKEAVSGGTDGIMLGGSTTEPTELDATAKALQESVDVPVILFPGNISGVSRYADAIFFMSLLNSSNPYWITGAQALGAPAIKKMGIEILPMGYLVVEPGGTVGWVGDAKLIPRNKPDIAVAYAMAAECLGMRLLYLEAGSGADKHVPEAMITAVKKMSNIIVIVGGGIRDGKTAARIAKAGADIVVTGTVVEDSSNVKNKIEELVEGVKSG
- a CDS encoding NTP transferase domain-containing protein translates to MISAIITAAGKNRRMQQDLKARGMEIKHKLLLELHGTPIMLKTIQNTLDTGVYECIVVLGHFSDEIREVIDELDDERVRITVNPEIHVELSESLLNGVKMAKYDYCLCVAADQPTVSTETLKNLVNGLFEREAENTVSILARGRVGYLNSAEGLGMPFACHKGLLKKYMVGHSDNLNPILRKMVDDGVIFYGVPPHNDMELININRFDDYLKVTEKKRSKF
- a CDS encoding 50S ribosomal protein L40e encodes the protein MARFEEAENRIFHIKICLKCNARNPPTAKTCRKCGYKGLRPKAKESRG
- a CDS encoding phosphate ABC transporter substrate-binding protein, which codes for MDSKYIVGIIIVIIVIIGSVIVFAGIGRPQPETINVVGSTSVHPTAERLAEAYMQKNPYITIHTAGPGTGEGIKSAKDGTADIGTASRDLKEEEKPGLNWTVIGRDGIATIVHPENNVSDLTKEQIRGIYLGEITNWREVGGADATINVVTREEGSGTRGAFEDIVMDDESIKPGAIVQGSTGSVMEAVRHDPNAIGYASLAYLTPDVKALSVGGVTPSPETVLDGTYEIQRPFLFLTRGEPTGAVKAFIDWVLGPEGQTIIKDEGLVPVG
- a CDS encoding DUF367 family protein: MRIVVYHKEECDRKKCTTVKLGKQGKVKVVTKLNMVPAGAIILDPYSQKALSCEDRETIMEKGLVGLDCSWKRLDKVPFRLKTGKNSRSLPFLIAANPTNYGKPCILSTAEAIAAGFYIIGFKDIAVDIMSPFKWGPHFLKLNEELLESYSKAKNSLEVVEIQNKYLE